One window of the Acaryochloris sp. CCMEE 5410 genome contains the following:
- the sir gene encoding sulfite reductase, ferredoxin dependent, with the protein MVNAPPKQPTPPKLSKLEGIKERSHHLRHPLIAELQTDARNLPEEAIQILKFHGSYQQDNRDNRAKGQEKDYQFMLRTRSPGGFIPAQLYKTLDELSETYGNQTLRATTRQGFQIHGIVKQNLKTVMAAIIHSMGSTLGACGDLNRNVMAPPAPYVNRPDYVYAQEYANRIADLLTPQTGAYYEIWLDGEKFLSAEEHPEVKAARQRNTNGTNLDDDEEPIYGQHYMPRKFKIAVTVPGDNSIDLYTQDVGLVVILDDQDELQGFNVFVGGGMGRTHKKEETFARIADPLGFVAKEDVYDLVKAIVATQRDYGDRQQRRHARMKYLVNDWGIDKFRSVVEQYFGKSVAPSRPLPEFKYEDYLGWHEQGDGQLFLGISIENGRVFDNGKLQLKSALRQITKQYHLPMRLTANHNLIIYNIQPSDKAAIQGILNHAGVLAETEIDPLVRYAMACPALPTCGLAIAESERAIPGIIDRIRALLNKLDLKEEHFVIRMTGCPNGCARPYMAELGFVGIKPTSYQLWLGGSPNQTRLARTFLEVMPIDELETTLEPLLVFFKQKGKTAESFGDFCDRIGFDALRQYSDTYDPATQTGKIASGKARVRHRVNLREDVYSRLKETASAQGKTLTEVASDAIDTYLKNQSQT; encoded by the coding sequence ATGGTCAATGCTCCCCCTAAACAACCGACTCCGCCTAAGCTTTCCAAACTGGAAGGGATTAAAGAGCGCAGTCATCATCTACGCCATCCGTTAATTGCAGAACTCCAAACGGATGCGAGAAATTTGCCAGAAGAAGCCATTCAGATCCTCAAATTTCATGGCTCCTATCAGCAAGATAATCGTGATAATCGAGCGAAAGGGCAGGAAAAAGACTATCAGTTTATGCTGCGGACTCGCAGTCCCGGTGGATTTATCCCAGCACAGCTCTACAAAACCCTGGATGAACTCAGCGAGACCTACGGCAATCAAACCCTGCGAGCCACCACCCGCCAAGGGTTCCAGATTCACGGCATTGTCAAACAGAATCTGAAAACGGTGATGGCCGCCATCATTCATAGCATGGGGTCTACCCTAGGAGCCTGTGGAGATTTGAACCGCAATGTGATGGCCCCGCCAGCGCCCTATGTTAATCGTCCCGACTATGTCTATGCCCAAGAGTATGCCAATCGGATTGCCGATTTACTCACTCCCCAAACGGGCGCTTACTACGAGATTTGGTTGGATGGGGAAAAATTCTTATCCGCAGAAGAGCATCCTGAGGTCAAAGCGGCTCGCCAGCGCAATACCAACGGCACTAACCTAGACGATGACGAAGAGCCAATCTACGGGCAACATTACATGCCCCGGAAGTTTAAGATTGCCGTTACTGTCCCAGGCGATAACTCCATTGATCTCTACACCCAGGATGTGGGTCTAGTGGTTATCCTGGATGACCAGGACGAATTACAAGGATTTAACGTATTTGTGGGGGGTGGCATGGGCCGCACCCATAAAAAAGAAGAGACCTTTGCTCGCATTGCCGATCCACTGGGCTTTGTGGCCAAAGAAGATGTCTATGACCTAGTCAAAGCCATCGTTGCCACGCAACGAGATTATGGTGACCGCCAGCAGCGTCGCCATGCCCGCATGAAATACCTGGTCAACGACTGGGGCATTGATAAATTTCGCAGCGTTGTTGAGCAGTATTTTGGTAAGTCAGTTGCCCCCAGCCGCCCATTGCCTGAGTTTAAGTATGAAGATTACCTCGGCTGGCATGAGCAAGGCGATGGTCAGCTCTTCTTAGGCATTTCTATTGAGAATGGTCGGGTCTTCGACAATGGCAAGCTGCAGCTGAAGTCTGCCCTACGCCAAATTACGAAGCAGTACCATCTGCCCATGCGGCTGACCGCCAATCACAATCTGATTATTTACAATATTCAGCCCAGTGATAAAGCGGCGATTCAAGGCATTTTGAACCATGCAGGGGTGCTAGCAGAAACAGAGATTGATCCGCTGGTGCGCTATGCAATGGCCTGTCCAGCGTTGCCCACTTGCGGACTAGCCATTGCAGAGTCGGAACGCGCCATCCCCGGCATTATTGATCGCATCCGCGCGCTGCTCAATAAGCTGGATCTAAAGGAAGAGCATTTTGTCATCCGAATGACCGGCTGTCCGAATGGCTGCGCTCGTCCCTATATGGCTGAGCTGGGCTTTGTCGGCATTAAGCCAACGTCCTATCAGCTCTGGTTAGGGGGAAGCCCCAATCAGACTCGGCTCGCCAGAACCTTTCTGGAAGTGATGCCCATCGACGAATTGGAGACAACCCTAGAGCCGCTCTTGGTGTTCTTTAAGCAAAAGGGCAAAACCGCTGAAAGCTTTGGTGATTTTTGCGATCGCATCGGCTTCGACGCCCTGCGACAATACAGCGACACCTATGACCCAGCGACCCAAACCGGCAAAATCGCCAGTGGTAAAGCCCGGGTCCGCCATCGGGTCAACCTGCGGGAAGATGTCTATAGCCGTCTGAAAGAGACCGCCAGCGCCCAGGGCAAAACCCTGACTGAAGTGGCGTCTGATGCTATTGATACCTATTTAAAAAATCAATCTCAGACCTAA
- a CDS encoding NAD(P)/FAD-dependent oxidoreductase, with amino-acid sequence MVKIVVIGGGAAGFWGAIACAEAYPQTRITILETSGQLLSKVRISGGGRCNVTHACFEPSQLVGNYPRGSKALRGAFSRFQPQDTVQWFRAHGVSLKTEADGRMFPKTNDSETIIACLQRTAQKLGIQVRTGMSVTHIKHKGQFTVGCKSGEKLGCDRILLATGSHPLGYRLAKQLGHTLVSPVPSLFTFKIQDPRLQGLAGIAVDPVQLWLTVGDQKFDQQGPLLVTHWGLSGPAVLKLSAWGARAFHQSRYQGELTVNWVPHCSYEDLRQRLRETRTAVAKRAISNHCPVDLPQRLWQKLIAAAGISSQQRWADLSKTHLRSLLQELTQGKFHVLGKGVFKDEFVTCGGVDLKQINFKTMESRCCPGLYFAGEVIDIDGITGGFNFQNAWTTAWLAAQAMGQPE; translated from the coding sequence ATGGTGAAGATTGTCGTCATTGGCGGCGGTGCGGCTGGGTTCTGGGGGGCGATTGCCTGTGCAGAAGCCTACCCCCAGACTCGAATAACGATTTTGGAAACCAGTGGGCAGCTCCTGTCTAAAGTGCGGATTTCCGGGGGTGGGCGCTGCAATGTTACCCATGCTTGTTTTGAACCCTCGCAGCTGGTGGGTAATTATCCACGCGGGTCTAAAGCCTTGCGGGGAGCATTTAGTCGGTTTCAGCCCCAGGATACGGTGCAGTGGTTTCGAGCCCACGGAGTTTCCTTAAAAACGGAAGCCGATGGCCGCATGTTTCCCAAAACTAATGACTCGGAAACCATTATTGCCTGCCTGCAACGAACGGCTCAAAAACTGGGAATTCAGGTGCGGACGGGAATGTCCGTTACTCATATCAAGCATAAAGGGCAATTTACAGTTGGGTGCAAATCTGGAGAGAAGCTGGGGTGCGATCGCATCCTCTTAGCCACGGGCAGTCATCCCCTTGGCTATCGTCTTGCCAAACAGCTCGGTCATACCCTTGTATCGCCAGTACCGTCCCTATTTACCTTCAAAATCCAGGATCCGAGATTGCAAGGTTTAGCCGGTATTGCGGTTGATCCAGTGCAGTTGTGGTTAACAGTGGGAGATCAAAAATTTGACCAGCAGGGGCCGCTCTTGGTCACCCACTGGGGGCTCAGTGGTCCTGCGGTTCTCAAACTCTCGGCTTGGGGAGCACGGGCTTTTCATCAAAGCCGATATCAGGGAGAATTGACGGTCAATTGGGTGCCCCATTGCTCCTATGAAGACCTGCGCCAGCGGTTGAGGGAAACCCGAACTGCCGTTGCCAAACGTGCGATCTCAAACCACTGCCCCGTCGACTTACCCCAGCGCCTCTGGCAAAAACTGATTGCGGCAGCGGGGATTTCTTCCCAACAGCGCTGGGCAGATCTATCCAAAACCCATTTGCGATCGCTGCTGCAAGAACTAACCCAAGGTAAGTTTCATGTCTTAGGGAAAGGAGTCTTCAAAGATGAGTTCGTCACCTGCGGCGGCGTCGACCTCAAACAAATCAACTTCAAAACCATGGAAAGTCGCTGCTGTCCCGGACTCTATTTTGCTGGCGAAGTCATCGACATTGATGGCATTACCGGTGGATTTAACTTTCAAAACGCCTGGACGACGGCCTGGTTAGCGGCCCAGGCCATGGGGCAACCTGAATAG
- a CDS encoding pentapeptide repeat-containing protein — MSKYKSAMAGEHLALLYRGPEIWNQWRQDNSHNSPNLAGCNLGQMDLQAFDLSHTDLSDANLRKANLAGVNLSNSLLCGANLTDAQLTGIKGVAINLHHAQAQGADLRDANLIGGDLGEAVLLDAELSRANLVGCSLKHADIRRAELEAAQLHRADLSFAELEAANLIQADLSQANLSYATLTGAYLYGADLSRANLRAAHCSQAYFVRANFTNINAEAVDLAWSNLSKVNFSGANLRRANLRGARLHRAQFHQTCLDGAVWDLASLEQARGFPSLSC, encoded by the coding sequence ATGAGCAAGTACAAGTCTGCCATGGCAGGGGAACACCTAGCCCTTTTATATCGTGGCCCTGAAATTTGGAATCAGTGGCGACAGGATAATAGCCACAACTCTCCTAATCTAGCGGGCTGTAATCTAGGACAAATGGATTTACAGGCCTTCGACCTCAGCCATACGGATCTAAGCGATGCCAATTTACGGAAAGCTAATTTAGCGGGCGTCAACTTAAGCAACAGTCTTTTATGTGGAGCCAACCTAACCGACGCTCAACTCACAGGAATTAAGGGCGTTGCCATCAACCTCCACCATGCTCAAGCGCAAGGGGCCGATCTCAGAGATGCCAATTTAATTGGTGGAGATTTAGGCGAAGCGGTGTTGTTAGATGCTGAACTCAGCCGAGCCAACTTAGTAGGGTGTAGCTTAAAACATGCAGATATTCGGCGAGCAGAACTCGAAGCAGCCCAACTCCACAGAGCAGATCTCAGTTTTGCAGAACTCGAAGCCGCCAACCTCATTCAGGCAGACCTCAGTCAGGCGAATTTAAGCTATGCCACCTTAACTGGGGCTTATTTATATGGAGCCGATCTGAGCCGCGCCAATCTACGGGCCGCCCACTGCAGCCAAGCCTACTTCGTTCGGGCGAATTTTACGAATATTAATGCCGAAGCAGTCGATCTGGCCTGGAGTAATTTGAGTAAGGTGAACTTTTCCGGAGCTAATTTACGACGGGCCAATTTACGAGGAGCGCGACTGCATCGTGCTCAGTTTCATCAAACCTGCTTAGACGGAGCAGTCTGGGACTTAGCCAGTCTAGAGCAGGCCAGAGGATTCCCCAGCCTCAGCTGCTAG
- a CDS encoding J domain-containing protein: MHVGEAHLQTLSLHQNATFDEVREAYQDLVMVWHPDRFVHNPRLYKKAEAKLKEFNQAYAYLKAHQPRPCPPRHNRARTTAPSSAKVTTPKKRRGMACPWLTYSDATYILNHYSFEAIAPKTVGHRTFQSGPFVLDTCEQPAEVVLSVPCDSVHAFDRILLSIPCKSQGHFWQEEAQHLLNLLHTQGN, translated from the coding sequence ATGCATGTTGGCGAGGCACATCTGCAAACCTTATCCCTCCATCAAAATGCGACCTTTGATGAAGTGCGGGAAGCCTATCAGGATTTAGTGATGGTGTGGCATCCCGATCGGTTTGTGCATAATCCTCGTCTGTATAAAAAGGCAGAAGCCAAACTCAAAGAATTTAATCAAGCCTACGCCTACTTAAAAGCCCATCAACCTCGGCCTTGCCCCCCTCGCCATAATCGAGCCAGGACGACTGCTCCATCCTCCGCTAAAGTCACCACACCGAAAAAACGTCGAGGTATGGCTTGTCCTTGGTTGACCTATAGTGATGCGACTTATATTCTGAATCACTACTCTTTTGAGGCGATAGCACCTAAAACGGTTGGGCACCGAACGTTCCAGAGCGGGCCTTTTGTTTTAGATACCTGTGAGCAGCCTGCCGAGGTGGTTCTGTCCGTCCCCTGTGATTCTGTCCATGCTTTTGATCGGATTTTGTTGTCGATTCCTTGTAAATCCCAAGGTCACTTTTGGCAGGAAGAAGCGCAACATCTGCTGAATCTGCTACACACTCAAGGAAACTAG
- a CDS encoding EAL domain-containing protein: protein MHAFGSQVIPVSNTEILMIEDDIQDVEIVTRLLGKEKQSSIMLNHCPTLHAGLDTLREQSKIDLVLLDLSLSDAQGLETFRKIHEAFPNIPLIILSGNSDERIALEAMQQGAQDFLVKGRFDSTVLTRAIQYAMERQHQRLELEYKNLALKALSDQLAVANLELERLAAVDSLTRVYNRRRFDEVFLTEWNRLLREEKPLSLIMCDVDHFKAYNDTYGHQAGDLCLEKIAQTIAKVAKRPADCVARYGGEEFVVVLPNTDISGATHVAEAIRGAIHNLNLPHSTSPISNRITLSLGVACQVPDEAIAPSLLIEAADRAMYTAKEGGRDRMQVHYADCAVNLQSRQTLQWVSRLRDALEHNQFELYAQPIQALQANTSEPCFEILLRLCDQPGIVCSPGMFFPVAEQYDFMPRIDRWVIKHLFADLGEINSLMLQEAVFFVNLSGATFKNMEIASFIAEQLARHHLRPEQFCFEVSETVALKNIEAAAQLTTALKSMGCKVALDDFGSGLSSFTHLKKIPADFVKIDGSFIRGVVDDDMSKGVVEAIHHVSKIMGLQTIAEYVESRAILDLLNDFHIDFAQGHYFGPARPLVDTLATWQTTAYTERLSA, encoded by the coding sequence ATGCACGCATTTGGCTCACAAGTTATTCCAGTCAGTAATACCGAGATCTTGATGATTGAAGATGATATTCAAGATGTCGAAATCGTAACGCGATTATTGGGGAAAGAAAAACAAAGCTCCATCATGCTCAACCATTGTCCAACCTTGCATGCTGGTTTGGATACCCTGAGAGAACAGTCCAAAATTGATTTGGTTTTGCTGGATTTATCTCTATCTGATGCCCAAGGGCTGGAGACATTTCGCAAAATCCATGAAGCTTTTCCAAATATCCCTTTGATTATTCTAAGTGGTAATAGTGATGAGCGGATTGCCTTAGAGGCAATGCAACAAGGTGCCCAGGATTTTCTCGTCAAAGGACGATTTGACAGTACGGTTCTGACCCGCGCGATTCAATATGCGATGGAGCGCCAGCATCAGCGCTTGGAGCTTGAATATAAGAATCTGGCCTTAAAAGCGCTATCGGATCAGCTAGCTGTGGCTAACCTAGAGCTGGAAAGGTTGGCTGCCGTCGACAGTTTGACCCGTGTCTATAATCGGCGACGATTCGATGAGGTGTTTCTAACGGAGTGGAATCGCTTACTCCGCGAAGAAAAACCTTTGTCTTTAATTATGTGTGATGTTGATCATTTCAAAGCCTACAACGATACCTATGGTCATCAAGCTGGTGATTTGTGCTTGGAGAAAATTGCACAAACGATTGCCAAAGTTGCTAAGCGTCCGGCAGACTGTGTTGCTCGGTATGGCGGAGAAGAGTTTGTCGTTGTGCTGCCCAATACGGATATCAGCGGGGCAACCCATGTAGCGGAAGCCATCCGTGGGGCGATTCATAATCTTAACCTGCCCCATTCTACCTCGCCGATCAGTAACCGCATCACCCTTAGTTTGGGCGTTGCTTGTCAAGTGCCGGATGAGGCGATTGCCCCTTCTTTGTTGATTGAAGCTGCCGATCGAGCCATGTATACGGCGAAAGAAGGAGGGCGAGATCGCATGCAAGTGCATTATGCTGATTGCGCCGTTAATCTTCAGTCTCGACAAACCTTGCAGTGGGTGAGCCGATTACGGGATGCCCTTGAGCATAATCAGTTTGAATTATATGCCCAGCCCATTCAAGCATTGCAGGCGAATACCTCTGAACCTTGCTTTGAAATTCTGCTGCGTTTATGTGATCAGCCGGGTATTGTGTGTTCCCCTGGTATGTTTTTTCCCGTGGCTGAGCAGTATGATTTTATGCCCCGGATTGATCGGTGGGTAATCAAGCATTTATTTGCAGACTTAGGCGAAATTAATTCCTTAATGCTGCAAGAAGCGGTTTTTTTCGTGAATTTATCCGGGGCAACCTTCAAAAATATGGAAATTGCCTCTTTTATTGCAGAACAACTGGCTCGGCATCATTTAAGACCCGAGCAGTTCTGCTTTGAAGTTTCTGAAACGGTTGCCCTGAAAAATATTGAAGCCGCTGCTCAACTCACCACAGCCTTAAAAAGTATGGGGTGTAAAGTCGCCTTAGATGATTTTGGCAGCGGCTTGTCATCGTTTACCCATTTGAAAAAGATTCCCGCTGACTTTGTCAAAATCGATGGCTCTTTTATTCGAGGTGTGGTCGATGACGATATGTCTAAAGGTGTGGTGGAAGCCATTCATCATGTTTCGAAAATTATGGGTCTGCAGACCATTGCAGAGTATGTGGAATCGCGGGCCATTCTAGATCTGCTCAATGACTTTCATATTGACTTCGCCCAGGGCCATTACTTTGGACCGGCACGTCCCTTGGTAGATACCCTCGCTACTTGGCAAACTACTGCTTATACTGAGCGCTTGTCTGCGTAA
- a CDS encoding response regulator, which yields MKLLLVEDDLADIELTQNGVQRSHAAIDLDWVVDGQSALSYLLREGEYKQKSLPSMILLDLNLPGIHGLQVLETIKQNDAFRMIPVIIFTTSDADKDIQKAYELGANCFIQKPASLSQYISTITSISTYWTKIAKLPIKS from the coding sequence ATGAAACTTCTATTAGTTGAAGATGATCTTGCAGATATCGAATTAACTCAAAATGGTGTCCAGCGCTCTCATGCTGCTATTGATTTAGATTGGGTCGTAGATGGGCAAAGTGCTTTATCCTACTTACTCCGAGAAGGAGAATATAAGCAAAAAAGTCTACCTAGCATGATTCTTCTAGACCTGAACTTGCCAGGTATTCATGGATTACAGGTACTAGAGACCATCAAGCAAAATGACGCTTTTCGCATGATCCCGGTGATCATTTTTACGACCTCAGATGCAGATAAAGATATTCAGAAAGCCTACGAGCTAGGAGCCAATTGCTTTATTCAAAAACCGGCCAGCCTATCTCAATACATTAGTACTATCACAAGTATCAGTACATATTGGACTAAAATCGCAAAATTACCTATCAAGAGTTAA
- a CDS encoding CHASE domain-containing protein, with product MDRRHLFMLLALGGSSLLASMPAAIVIRQTELHGIEQAFRQEADQISMALDRELALNFTPLNGLSTLFTGSEEVTAQEFRLVAQQYLTKHSNIQALEWVPLISHPQRQPFEVKRQKEYSNFQLTERKAPKTIQVADKRKTYFPVAFVEPYAGNEQRLGFDRGSDTMQRQTLENSRDSGQEMVTAVLGQDQDVPQMFFKVSPVYRNQPQTLQDRRLMLRGFVVGVYQLDALLAPIVEQATQAGLSIQLIDQTNSQTSQLLYTNTNQEVPPSDFRRTTTLSAVQGKNWVVVTQVTPQLIHQHTSRLWVFLPFLGVLLLLAGGSVFIWKLQQSADREQDRYFQMMANQSPAPMWVTDADRMFSFFNQTWLTTTGRTMAAEIGYGWMSGIHPDDRQQWQKTYESSFNQQQEFAIEHRLRQRDGSYAWMLSLGKPRYTQDETFCGYVGTTMDITALKQADAQCQMVNTELLRSNQELEQMASVLSHDMREPLRKIQSFAELVQADYVDNIDEQGQRYFEYVIDGAERMQAMIADLLAYARLSSEDREVTLTDLGTVLEQVQQDLSLTIAESEAVIEVGDLPVMMINPTDMQRVFQNLLSNALKFRGEAVPYIQISASKLHKHWLITVEDNGIGISENAVEDIFVMFKRLNNRTDYDGTGIGLAICKKIIDHYDGSIWAESKLGEGTTFHIKLPSHFQDHWTTDQPFVSVFDF from the coding sequence ATGGATAGACGTCACTTGTTTATGCTGTTGGCCTTGGGAGGAAGCAGTCTCCTCGCTTCCATGCCCGCCGCTATCGTAATTCGGCAGACTGAATTGCATGGAATAGAGCAAGCGTTTCGCCAAGAAGCTGATCAGATTTCTATGGCGCTTGATCGAGAATTAGCGCTGAACTTTACACCACTCAATGGTCTAAGTACCCTGTTTACAGGGTCAGAAGAGGTTACAGCCCAAGAATTTCGTTTAGTTGCTCAGCAATATCTGACGAAACATTCAAACATACAAGCATTAGAGTGGGTTCCCTTGATATCGCACCCGCAACGACAGCCATTTGAGGTCAAACGACAAAAGGAATATTCGAACTTTCAGCTCACTGAGCGCAAGGCCCCCAAGACGATACAAGTCGCTGACAAACGTAAGACCTATTTCCCTGTCGCTTTTGTAGAACCTTATGCAGGGAATGAGCAACGTTTAGGGTTTGATCGCGGGTCAGATACGATGCAACGCCAAACATTAGAAAACTCACGAGATTCGGGCCAGGAGATGGTCACAGCAGTCCTGGGCCAGGATCAGGATGTGCCCCAAATGTTTTTCAAGGTTTCTCCTGTCTATCGTAATCAGCCGCAAACCCTTCAAGACAGACGATTAATGTTGCGAGGCTTTGTGGTGGGGGTCTATCAGCTAGATGCTCTACTGGCCCCTATTGTGGAGCAGGCTACTCAAGCTGGATTGTCAATTCAGTTGATCGATCAAACCAATTCTCAGACCTCTCAACTGCTCTATACAAATACCAATCAGGAAGTCCCCCCTTCGGATTTCAGGCGAACGACGACTTTATCTGCGGTACAGGGGAAGAATTGGGTTGTGGTCACTCAGGTCACCCCTCAATTGATTCATCAACACACCAGCAGGCTATGGGTCTTTTTACCCTTTTTGGGGGTGTTGCTTCTGCTGGCAGGAGGCAGTGTATTCATTTGGAAGTTGCAGCAATCCGCTGACCGTGAACAAGACCGATATTTTCAAATGATGGCCAATCAGTCTCCTGCTCCCATGTGGGTCACGGATGCAGACAGGATGTTCTCATTTTTTAACCAAACTTGGTTAACCACGACGGGACGAACGATGGCGGCTGAGATCGGTTATGGATGGATGTCAGGCATTCATCCTGACGATCGACAACAATGGCAGAAAACCTATGAGTCGAGCTTTAACCAACAGCAAGAATTTGCGATCGAGCATCGACTGCGCCAGCGGGATGGTAGCTATGCCTGGATGCTTTCCCTGGGAAAACCTAGATATACCCAGGATGAAACATTTTGTGGATATGTTGGCACTACGATGGATATCACTGCCCTGAAACAAGCAGATGCTCAATGTCAAATGGTCAATACAGAGCTATTGCGGTCCAACCAAGAATTAGAGCAGATGGCTTCAGTCCTCTCTCACGATATGCGCGAGCCCTTGCGTAAAATCCAATCTTTTGCGGAGCTAGTGCAAGCAGACTATGTCGATAACATTGATGAACAAGGACAACGGTATTTCGAGTATGTGATCGACGGAGCAGAGCGAATGCAGGCCATGATTGCTGATTTGCTCGCCTATGCTCGGTTATCGTCCGAAGACCGAGAGGTCACTTTAACCGATTTGGGAACAGTGTTAGAGCAAGTCCAGCAAGATTTAAGCCTGACTATTGCTGAAAGTGAAGCTGTGATTGAAGTAGGCGACCTACCTGTAATGATGATCAATCCGACGGATATGCAGCGGGTATTTCAGAATTTATTGTCTAATGCCTTAAAGTTTCGAGGAGAGGCCGTTCCCTATATTCAGATCTCAGCTAGCAAACTCCACAAACATTGGTTAATCACGGTTGAAGACAATGGTATCGGCATCTCAGAGAATGCAGTAGAAGATATTTTTGTGATGTTCAAGCGCTTGAACAATCGCACAGACTACGACGGCACGGGTATCGGCTTGGCGATTTGTAAGAAAATTATTGACCATTATGATGGTTCGATCTGGGCTGAGTCGAAGCTAGGGGAGGGGACCACGTTCCATATCAAACTCCCTAGCCATTTCCAAGATCATTGGACAACAGACCAACCCTTTGTGAGTGTATTCGATTTTTAA